The DNA segment GTGCACCGTGGTGATTCATGGAGGCAGTTGGATTTAAATGTGAGAGGTGCGGTGCGCCCCTCGAAGTATCCCCCGAAACTATAGTCGCAATCTGTCCATACTGCGGTTTTCCTAACCACGTAAGCGGAAACCTGAAGACAGAGAACATCTACATCGTCCCGACCATCGATAAAAACGCCATAGCCAAGGCCTTCTGGGACCGCGTCAACAGGGACTTCGACCTCAAGCGCATGAAGGAGGGGATAGAGATAGTTGACATCGAAGGCCACTATGCCCCGTACTGGGTGGGCAACGTTCACGTCGAGGGTGACGTCGAGTACATGGTGCGCGAGGAGGAGTGCCACACGGACTCGGAGGGCGAAACCCACTGCCACACCGTCGAGAGGCACTACCACGACTACGTTGACGAGGTTTTGAGCCTTATCGGCTCCGCGAGGAGGCAGGTCAAGAGCTTCGGCGTTGATGACATCATTGTGCACTACTCGAGGGCAAAGCCCAAGGGGAGAAAGCTCCTTGAGCTGGACGAGGATCAATGGGGGAAGATAAAGCTGGAGATACTCAACACTGAAATAGACGAGACCCAGGCGAAGATGATAATGCGCGAGGATGCGATAGACGTCATAAGGGACCGCTACTCCGCCAAGGCCGACAGGATAGAGCGCTTCGATATAACCGCCGATGAGCCCCAGAACGTTTCTCTGATTCTCCTGCCGATGTGGACCGTCTACTACAAGCACGAGAACTCGATATTCCATGCCGTCTTCGCCGGCTGGGACGGAAGGGACGTTGCCGCCACCGAGCCCATGCCCATCTGGAGGCGCGCCCAGTACATGGCCGGCGTCGTCCTCGGAGTCATCATAGGCGCTGCTGGAGCCGCCTACGGTGGTGCAAACGGCTCGGCTCTGGTTTCGGTGCTCTCGCTGATACTCGGGGCTGGCGCCAGCGGCTACTTCGGGTCGTTGGTTCTGGAGGGACAGAGAACCGAGAGAAGCACCGGTATCATGGGGGCACTTCACGGGGGCGTTTAAGGGGTGATTGCCATGGAGGTTCAGTGTCCAACCTGCTCGGCCAAGTTTAAGGTTCCAGACACGGTGAGCGTGGCAACGTGCCCCTACTGCGGAACGACCTTCAAGCTCGAAACGAGGGAGGAAGTCGGCGAGCACTTCTTCTTCCCGCCGATGAGGAAAGACGCCGGAGGGGTTCTGCTCAAGTTCCTCTCCAGGCAGTACGGCGCTCCGGCGGACATAACCGGGGCAAAGATAACGAAAAAGGCGCTCCACTGGGTGCCGGTTTACTTCTTCTACCTCCACGGGAGGAGCACACGCTGGTCAACGATAGAGGAGGTTCGCTTCGTCGGAATCCCCGCAGGCTCACCCTTCCAGGGGATGCTCAGGGATTACCCGTTCCCGATAAGGGGCAAGCGCTTCTTCGATGAAGCAGTGGTTGGGAAGGGCGAGTACTACGAGCCCAAGATGTCCAGGGAAGGGGCTGAGGCCA comes from the Thermococcus celericrescens genome and includes:
- a CDS encoding zinc ribbon domain-containing protein; the protein is MEVQCPTCSAKFKVPDTVSVATCPYCGTTFKLETREEVGEHFFFPPMRKDAGGVLLKFLSRQYGAPADITGAKITKKALHWVPVYFFYLHGRSTRWSTIEEVRFVGIPAGSPFQGMLRDYPFPIRGKRFFDEAVVGKGEYYEPKMSREGAEAMARSIMESALRSEAGQEDKSLGGVEIEVKYQGLVHYPLWEVHYEYSGQSFAGYVDGTDGRVVQAEYPLMSGARKKASLLGVGVLAAGLVIGIIAAGAYGSTWGLLGGLIPGGAGAFGIFQKGAVKKRKVSEVMRLNKGNLYFKPM